One genomic segment of Gemmatimonas aurantiaca includes these proteins:
- a CDS encoding Stp1/IreP family PP2C-type Ser/Thr phosphatase: protein MQLSVAAGTDVGRIRAGNEDSLYADADRERGLFIVADGMGGHAAGEVASEMAVQIVARDLTDVRDLSQTDAGTRMAEALKAANRAIYERTIQEAEKQGMGTTASCLLVGQGRYIIGHIGDSRVYLLRDGVFRQITKDHSYVQEQVDAGFLTPEQARYHPYSNVITRCVGANAAVEADVLTGEIRNGDLFLVASDGLTGMVEDPQLRRILESKQTPGRIVDSMITEANRRGGLDNITAIVVQVINVLSGNTGEQATVGRG, encoded by the coding sequence GTGCAGCTTTCCGTCGCCGCTGGCACCGACGTTGGACGCATTAGGGCAGGCAACGAAGACAGCCTCTATGCGGACGCCGATCGGGAGCGCGGGCTCTTCATCGTCGCCGATGGTATGGGTGGGCACGCCGCCGGCGAAGTCGCCAGCGAGATGGCCGTGCAGATCGTCGCCCGTGACCTGACCGATGTCCGTGACCTCTCGCAGACCGATGCGGGCACCCGCATGGCCGAAGCGCTCAAGGCGGCCAACCGGGCCATCTACGAGCGGACCATCCAGGAAGCCGAGAAGCAGGGGATGGGCACCACGGCCTCCTGTCTGCTGGTGGGCCAGGGCCGCTACATCATCGGCCACATCGGTGATTCGCGTGTATACCTGCTCCGCGATGGCGTGTTCCGGCAGATCACCAAGGATCACTCTTACGTGCAGGAACAGGTGGATGCGGGCTTCCTGACGCCGGAGCAGGCGCGTTACCACCCCTACAGCAACGTGATCACGCGCTGCGTGGGGGCCAATGCGGCCGTGGAAGCCGACGTGCTGACCGGAGAGATCCGCAATGGCGATCTGTTCCTCGTGGCCTCGGACGGACTCACCGGCATGGTCGAGGATCCGCAGCTCCGACGGATCCTCGAGTCCAAGCAGACGCCCGGCCGTATCGTCGACTCGATGATCACCGAGGCCAACCGTCGCGGGGGACTCGATAACATCACGGCCATCGTGGTGCAGGTGATCAACGTGCTGAGCGGCAACACGGGCGAGCAGGCCACCGTCGGCCGCGGCTGA
- the pckA gene encoding phosphoenolpyruvate carboxykinase (ATP), which yields MATQLSPSAPVRESAGGLAPQGITPKGTVHWNFVAPELIEAAIRRQEGTLADMGPFVAVTSPHTGRSPNDKFVVKEPGSEADVDWGKVNQPFSPEHWATLKADVQQYLNGLDELFVQDLYCGADPSSRLSVRYILPNAWHAAFVRNMFIRPALEELATFAPNFTVYHAPELQADPARHGTRTGTFIVLNLAERTILIGGTRYAGELKKAMFTVMNYLLPRQGVLSMHCSANIGPAGDTALFFGLSGTGKTTLSADPERGLIGDDEHGWSPEGTFNFEGGCYAKAINLSAEGEPDIYATTQMFGTILENVVLNQPSRTVDFANQSITENTRASYPLPYIKNHVPSGRGGHPKNVVFLTADAFGVLPPIAKLTPEQAMYYFLSGYTAKVAGTERGVTEPQATFSACFGAVFLVWHPTKYAEMLGELLKQHGSQVWLVNTGWSGGAYGVGKRMKLSHTRAMVRAALDGSLAGASFGTDPIFGLHIPQAVEGVPSDVLDPRRTWADGAAYDAQASKLAGMFRENIKKFGDAVSPAILGAGPKG from the coding sequence ATGGCGACGCAGCTCTCCCCGTCTGCTCCCGTTCGCGAGAGTGCCGGTGGCCTTGCGCCACAGGGCATCACGCCCAAAGGCACCGTGCATTGGAATTTCGTCGCTCCCGAGTTGATCGAGGCAGCGATCCGTCGCCAGGAAGGAACGCTCGCGGACATGGGGCCTTTCGTCGCCGTGACCTCGCCCCACACCGGCCGCTCGCCCAACGACAAATTCGTGGTCAAAGAGCCCGGCAGTGAGGCCGATGTCGATTGGGGAAAAGTCAATCAGCCCTTCTCGCCGGAACACTGGGCCACGTTGAAAGCCGATGTGCAGCAGTACCTGAATGGTCTCGATGAATTGTTCGTGCAGGATCTCTATTGCGGCGCCGATCCCTCCTCGCGCCTGAGCGTGCGCTACATCCTGCCCAACGCGTGGCACGCGGCGTTCGTGCGCAACATGTTCATCCGCCCGGCCCTCGAAGAACTGGCGACGTTCGCGCCCAACTTCACCGTTTATCACGCACCCGAGTTGCAGGCGGATCCGGCCCGTCATGGCACGCGGACCGGCACGTTCATCGTGCTCAATCTCGCCGAGCGCACCATCCTGATCGGCGGCACGCGATACGCCGGTGAGCTCAAGAAGGCGATGTTCACGGTCATGAACTACCTGCTGCCCAGGCAGGGCGTGCTCTCCATGCACTGCTCGGCCAACATCGGCCCCGCGGGTGACACGGCGCTCTTCTTCGGTCTCTCGGGCACGGGCAAGACCACGCTGTCCGCCGATCCCGAGCGGGGCCTCATCGGCGACGACGAACATGGCTGGTCGCCTGAAGGCACGTTCAACTTCGAGGGCGGCTGCTACGCCAAGGCCATCAATCTGTCGGCCGAAGGGGAGCCCGACATCTACGCGACCACGCAGATGTTCGGCACGATTCTCGAGAATGTCGTGCTGAACCAGCCGTCGCGCACGGTGGACTTCGCGAACCAGAGCATCACCGAGAACACGCGCGCGTCCTACCCGCTGCCGTACATCAAGAACCATGTGCCCAGCGGCCGCGGCGGTCACCCCAAAAACGTCGTGTTCCTCACGGCCGATGCCTTCGGCGTATTGCCCCCGATCGCGAAGCTCACACCCGAGCAGGCGATGTATTATTTCCTGTCGGGCTACACGGCCAAGGTGGCCGGCACCGAGCGTGGCGTGACCGAACCGCAGGCCACGTTCTCGGCCTGCTTCGGCGCGGTGTTCCTCGTATGGCACCCCACCAAGTACGCCGAGATGCTGGGCGAGTTGCTCAAGCAGCATGGCTCGCAGGTGTGGCTGGTGAACACGGGCTGGAGCGGCGGCGCCTATGGCGTGGGCAAGCGCATGAAGCTCTCGCACACGCGCGCCATGGTGCGGGCCGCGCTCGATGGCTCGCTGGCCGGTGCGTCGTTCGGAACGGACCCGATCTTCGGGCTCCACATTCCGCAGGCCGTCGAAGGCGTGCCGAGCGACGTGCTCGACCCGCGTCGCACCTGGGCCGACGGCGCCGCGTACGATGCGCAGGCCAGCAAACTGGCCGGCATGTTCCGTGAGAACATCAAGAAGTTCGGCGATGCGGTGTCGCCGGCCATTCTTGGCGCGGGCCCGAAGGGCTGA
- a CDS encoding carboxypeptidase-like regulatory domain-containing protein translates to MSSATAFAQQIDIIRGRVTGTDTLAIQGVLVTATTLSGNVSRTARTDRNGRYTISFPGGEGDYWVTFSGIGLSPRRYQVKRTADQEILIADARLAPAAITLDAVTVTERAAVSRSDTVSDVSGTEKSVADEAAGFLNVDQLGDLAAMASAIPGVQLLLGADGASDAFSVFGLGGDQNNTQLNGLNFGDSQLPRDASVMTSLSTSPYDVSRGGFSGGQLQVRTRSGSNYVRRSLSSNFIAPPMQWADRVGIATGQQYTNMSFGGGASGPIKPDRAFYNSSFQFDRRLQDFQTLLSTSDIGFQTAGVSSDSVSRLLDILGGAHVPVTVDGYSPQRINNRVSFLSSFDYVPQNSSRGNTYALTLSGNFNRTSPVGGGGGFGGGFGFGGGGFGGGGLMAPTRDGERTNWGGAVQLRQSGMLGWKGIFTETTVGYTTSRNDADPFLVLPSGSVRVNSQLADGSASVNTLQFGGAQAMNNGSASSSFAGNNTLSWFSSDNRHRVKLTTELRRDQFSNLFNFNEYGSFSYNSLEDLQGNRPASFTRLLSPRTRTGSQIVGAMSLGDAWRPINDLQVQYGVRVDGNRYNMGPETNPDVLAKFELDNAQVPNRFYVSPRLGFSWTVGQDKQMTLLPGMVRAPRAVIRGGVGVFQNTPGTQLISNAIDNTGLPSGLQQLSCVGDATPVPDWQSYAADVNNIPRTCADGTNGSVFSNSAPNVVLFTPEYKAQRSIRGNLGWQGAVLGNRAMFSVDGTMSRNQHQQGGIDLNFPGLQQFTLGNELNRPIFVTPEAIVPTTGQVAWRQARLVDSYGRVTAQTSDLQSESKQLTFSLRPMVFNSKWGWSLSYVLADTREQFLGFNSTAGVPKGIEWSKGTFFSRHQIQYSFSYNAFDAIRISWNGNFRSGVNYTPTINQDINGDSYNNDRAFIYDPATVTDPALKAGLENFLANGTREAVECLRSQMGQFAGRNSCTGPWQMTGNLNISFNSLKLGLPQRASLRLQVANPLNGLDRLINGEDGLKGWGATPNPGNNGALLFVRGFDPVTNTFKYEVNERFGSTRPQQTTQRANPTSITLSMNFDVGPTREQQQLLQQLDRGRTRPGNKPSLQQLRNTASVGLINPMQQLLLQADTLKLTRKQADSLATLNRWYVLKSDSIWTPVARFLADLPDRYSHSDAYGRYRQAREASVDLLIAVAPGIRRMLTEEQVRILPTALVSFMDKRNLQGLRSGSSGDNRFGGGGGFGGGR, encoded by the coding sequence GTGAGCAGTGCCACAGCGTTTGCCCAACAGATCGACATCATCCGCGGTCGGGTGACCGGCACCGATACGCTGGCCATCCAGGGAGTGCTCGTGACTGCCACGACACTCAGTGGCAATGTCAGCCGCACGGCCCGTACCGATCGTAACGGACGTTACACCATCTCGTTCCCCGGCGGCGAAGGGGACTACTGGGTGACCTTCTCCGGCATCGGTCTGTCTCCGCGACGGTACCAGGTGAAGCGCACGGCCGATCAGGAAATTCTCATCGCGGATGCACGGCTGGCGCCGGCGGCCATCACGCTCGACGCCGTGACCGTCACCGAACGTGCCGCGGTCTCCCGCAGCGACACGGTCTCCGACGTCAGCGGCACCGAGAAGTCGGTTGCCGATGAGGCGGCCGGTTTCCTCAACGTCGATCAGCTGGGCGACCTGGCGGCGATGGCATCGGCCATCCCGGGCGTGCAACTGCTGCTCGGCGCCGACGGCGCGTCAGACGCGTTCTCGGTGTTCGGACTCGGGGGTGACCAGAACAACACCCAGCTCAATGGTCTGAACTTCGGGGATTCCCAGTTGCCGCGTGACGCGAGCGTGATGACGTCGCTGTCCACCTCGCCGTACGATGTGTCGCGGGGCGGTTTTTCGGGTGGGCAGTTGCAGGTGCGGACCCGCTCGGGATCCAACTACGTGCGCCGCTCGCTCAGCTCCAACTTCATCGCGCCGCCCATGCAGTGGGCCGACCGGGTGGGCATTGCCACCGGTCAGCAGTACACGAACATGTCGTTCGGCGGCGGTGCCTCCGGTCCCATCAAGCCGGATCGGGCGTTCTACAACTCGTCGTTCCAGTTCGATCGCCGTCTGCAGGATTTCCAGACGCTGCTCAGCACGAGCGACATCGGATTCCAGACGGCGGGTGTCTCTTCCGACTCGGTGAGCCGCCTGCTCGATATTCTCGGGGGCGCGCATGTGCCGGTCACGGTCGATGGCTACTCGCCGCAGCGCATCAACAACCGGGTCTCGTTCCTGTCGAGCTTCGACTACGTGCCGCAGAATTCGTCGCGTGGCAACACGTACGCGCTGACCCTCTCCGGTAATTTCAATCGCACGTCGCCGGTGGGTGGCGGCGGCGGATTCGGTGGCGGTTTCGGCTTTGGCGGCGGCGGATTCGGTGGGGGTGGTCTCATGGCTCCCACGCGCGATGGTGAACGCACCAATTGGGGCGGGGCCGTGCAGCTGCGGCAGAGCGGCATGCTCGGATGGAAGGGGATCTTCACCGAGACCACGGTCGGGTACACCACCAGCCGCAACGACGCCGATCCGTTCCTCGTGCTGCCGTCCGGTTCCGTGCGCGTGAATTCACAGCTCGCCGATGGATCCGCGTCGGTGAACACGCTGCAGTTCGGTGGCGCCCAGGCCATGAACAACGGCAGCGCGTCGTCGTCGTTCGCGGGCAACAATACCCTCTCCTGGTTCTCGAGCGACAATCGCCACCGGGTGAAGCTCACCACCGAGCTGCGCCGCGATCAGTTCTCGAATCTCTTCAACTTCAACGAGTACGGGAGCTTCTCCTACAACTCGCTCGAGGATCTGCAGGGCAACCGGCCCGCATCCTTCACGCGGCTGCTCTCACCGCGCACGCGCACCGGCAGCCAGATCGTCGGCGCGATGTCACTCGGTGATGCCTGGCGCCCCATCAATGATCTCCAGGTCCAGTACGGAGTCCGGGTCGACGGCAACCGCTACAACATGGGTCCGGAAACCAATCCCGACGTCCTGGCGAAGTTCGAACTCGACAATGCGCAGGTGCCCAACCGCTTCTACGTGAGCCCGCGTCTGGGCTTCTCGTGGACAGTCGGGCAGGACAAGCAGATGACGCTCCTGCCGGGCATGGTGCGCGCGCCGCGCGCGGTCATCCGCGGTGGTGTCGGTGTGTTCCAGAACACCCCCGGCACGCAGCTGATCTCCAATGCCATCGACAACACGGGGCTGCCCAGTGGTCTGCAGCAGCTCAGTTGTGTGGGCGACGCCACGCCGGTGCCCGACTGGCAGTCGTATGCCGCCGATGTGAACAACATCCCGCGCACCTGTGCCGACGGCACCAACGGGTCGGTGTTCTCGAACAGCGCGCCCAACGTCGTGCTCTTCACACCCGAGTACAAGGCACAGCGCTCCATCCGAGGCAATCTCGGCTGGCAGGGTGCGGTGCTGGGCAATCGCGCGATGTTCTCCGTCGACGGGACGATGTCGCGCAACCAGCATCAGCAGGGGGGCATCGATCTGAACTTCCCCGGCCTCCAGCAGTTCACGCTGGGCAATGAGCTGAACCGGCCGATCTTCGTGACGCCGGAGGCCATCGTGCCGACCACGGGGCAGGTGGCATGGCGTCAGGCGCGCCTCGTCGATTCCTACGGCCGCGTGACGGCGCAGACCTCCGATCTGCAGTCCGAAAGCAAGCAGCTCACGTTCAGCCTGCGTCCGATGGTGTTCAACTCCAAGTGGGGCTGGAGCCTGTCGTATGTGCTGGCCGATACGCGTGAGCAGTTCCTCGGTTTCAACAGCACCGCGGGCGTGCCGAAGGGCATCGAGTGGTCGAAGGGCACGTTCTTCTCGCGCCATCAGATCCAGTATTCGTTCAGCTACAACGCCTTCGATGCCATCCGCATCTCCTGGAACGGCAACTTCCGCTCGGGTGTGAACTACACGCCGACGATCAATCAGGACATCAACGGCGACAGCTACAACAACGATCGCGCGTTCATCTACGATCCCGCGACGGTCACCGATCCGGCTCTCAAGGCCGGTCTCGAGAACTTCCTCGCCAACGGCACGCGCGAGGCGGTGGAGTGCCTGCGCAGTCAGATGGGGCAGTTCGCCGGTCGCAATTCGTGCACGGGCCCGTGGCAGATGACGGGGAACCTGAACATCTCCTTCAATTCCCTGAAGCTGGGGCTGCCGCAGCGCGCCAGCCTGCGGCTCCAGGTCGCCAACCCGCTCAATGGCCTCGATCGCCTCATCAATGGCGAAGACGGCCTGAAGGGCTGGGGCGCGACGCCGAACCCGGGCAACAACGGCGCGCTGCTCTTCGTGCGCGGCTTCGATCCGGTCACCAACACCTTCAAGTACGAAGTCAACGAGCGCTTTGGCTCGACGCGTCCGCAGCAGACCACGCAGCGCGCCAACCCGACCTCGATCACGCTCTCGATGAACTTCGACGTCGGTCCCACGCGCGAACAGCAGCAGTTGCTGCAGCAGCTCGATCGGGGCCGCACGCGCCCGGGCAACAAGCCCTCGCTCCAGCAGCTGCGCAACACGGCGAGTGTGGGCCTCATCAATCCGATGCAGCAGCTCCTGCTGCAGGCGGATACGCTCAAGCTCACGCGCAAGCAGGCCGACAGTCTGGCCACGCTGAATCGGTGGTACGTGCTCAAGAGCGACAGCATCTGGACGCCGGTGGCGCGTTTCCTCGCCGACCTGCCGGATCGCTACAGCCACTCCGATGCGTACGGCCGCTACCGTCAGGCGCGTGAGGCGTCGGTGGATCTGCTCATTGCCGTGGCGCCGGGCATCCGCCGGATGCTGACTGAAGAACAGGTGCGCATTCTTCCGACGGCGCTCGTGTCCTTCATGGACAAGCGCAATCTCCAGGGGCTCCGTTCCGGCAGCAGCGGCGACAACCGCTTCGGCGGAGGCGGTGGCTTCGGTGGTGGCCGGTGA
- a CDS encoding HD domain-containing protein: MEILRDPLWNNIRLDPLALALLETPVLQRLRYVRQLGLAFLVYPGATHSRFEHALGAWHLAGLALRLLEERGALTQITVREQQIVRAAALLHDVGHYPFSHALEEIGVTDHEEVARPLITAGVVGDILRQALGPDAPDEVFALITGQSRSPLQGLISGSIDLDKIEYLKRDATMCGVPYGEIDVDRLLNSLVVVEPPDQAGMGIGVHEKGLSALESLLFAKYQMYRNVYWHHAVRSATAMYKRLVAVAIDTGAVATDRVSRFTDEELLVHLDTPALVPEARAMLDGLRVRRLHKRAFECPAATLGEDLGEWIATDYRLTRQVEDAIARELDLLPGAVLLDYPAKTQMLGVDIPMLRRDGRVVHLTAEGFEGALNLPRLSDELYQSARRLRVFTAGRTPVPEAEVLRVLRMGAGELRERLGTGGRVLGG; encoded by the coding sequence ATGGAAATTCTGCGCGATCCGCTCTGGAACAACATCCGGCTCGACCCGTTGGCGCTGGCATTGCTGGAAACGCCCGTCCTGCAGCGGCTGCGGTATGTACGGCAGTTGGGGCTGGCCTTCCTCGTCTACCCGGGCGCCACACATTCCCGTTTCGAGCATGCGTTGGGTGCCTGGCATCTGGCGGGGCTGGCGCTGCGTTTGCTCGAGGAGCGCGGGGCGCTCACGCAGATCACGGTCCGGGAGCAACAGATCGTCCGGGCCGCGGCGCTGTTGCACGATGTGGGGCACTACCCGTTCTCCCATGCGCTCGAGGAGATCGGGGTCACCGATCATGAAGAGGTCGCGCGGCCGCTCATCACGGCGGGCGTCGTGGGCGACATCCTCCGCCAGGCCCTCGGTCCCGACGCGCCCGACGAGGTCTTTGCGCTCATCACCGGTCAGAGTCGCAGTCCGCTGCAGGGGCTGATTTCCGGCTCCATCGATCTCGACAAGATCGAATACCTCAAGCGCGACGCCACGATGTGCGGAGTGCCGTACGGCGAAATCGACGTGGACCGGCTGCTCAATTCCCTGGTGGTGGTCGAGCCCCCCGATCAGGCAGGCATGGGCATCGGCGTCCACGAGAAGGGGCTGTCGGCGCTGGAGTCCCTGCTCTTCGCCAAGTACCAGATGTATCGCAATGTGTACTGGCATCATGCCGTGCGGAGCGCGACGGCGATGTACAAGCGTCTGGTGGCGGTGGCCATCGACACGGGAGCGGTGGCGACCGACCGTGTGTCGCGATTCACCGACGAGGAACTGCTGGTACATCTCGACACACCGGCGCTGGTTCCGGAGGCCCGCGCCATGCTCGACGGGCTGCGCGTGCGGCGCCTGCACAAGCGGGCCTTCGAATGCCCCGCCGCCACGCTGGGCGAGGACCTGGGCGAATGGATCGCCACCGACTATCGACTCACCCGGCAGGTGGAGGACGCCATCGCGCGGGAACTCGACCTGCTCCCGGGCGCGGTTCTGCTGGACTACCCCGCAAAGACCCAGATGCTCGGCGTGGACATCCCGATGCTGCGGCGGGACGGACGTGTGGTGCACCTCACCGCGGAGGGCTTCGAAGGGGCGCTCAATCTGCCCCGGTTGAGCGATGAGCTGTACCAGAGCGCGCGGCGACTGCGGGTCTTCACGGCCGGCCGGACGCCGGTTCCGGAAGCGGAGGTTCTGCGGGTCCTGCGGATGGGCGCCGGGGAGCTGCGGGAGAGGCTTGGTACGGGAGGCCGGGTGCTAGGGGGGTAA
- a CDS encoding TonB-dependent receptor — MVRSFFRRAEGRRVLAPSRMAFFAFLLGILAQFTVGTTLAAQNASVIGVVKDSSGAPLANVQVVASGSNRSALTDERGEFLLQGLPAGTYHLDLVRIGYASAHQVVTVPSTGEVRVAIVMRVATVRLSSVNVTATPTGSDPLDVTQATVQLGGKELQRALSTSIGQTLAKEPGMASRFNGPMAATPVIRGLTGERVLVLQDGERTGDLSSAAADHMNAVDPSSAERIEVIRGPASLLYGNNALGGVVNVISADIPTNIPSKASGYIMGQGESATPGGVAGVGLTLPISSRFALTARGGLRNFSDMRVGGGDKQPNTNGDTQQFTVGGGYVGPKLSLGGVYRQMDFEYGLPHDPEEEAVRIDGVRRAGSFQGTLNTGRIGLSSIRLDQTVQSYRHAEIEEDGGVGTRFSLNTQTTNLVARTRAGRVNGAVGVQGIFRQYTPVGEEAFTPAADNKNLAAFVFQEFSLSGNPDAEHAPRLQLGARYDRFTIDTRPGEEAERFGAPRTRDFDNVAASVGLSIPVTDGVSLSGNVSRGFRAPAVEELYADGFHAAVGTYDVGNPNLEAERSTGLEAGLRAQSPRVFAQLNGYYNRIDDYITPVALAEPKEVDGEEVPSVTFEGRNAVLAGVEAQVESKLVHHLVGGFMGDYTRASIRGSDDVLPYIPAGRIGASLRYDNGRMSVGGDVRRVFAQNRVLDDGLDVPTGAYTLLDLSAGWLFTVAGRQVHSVTLRVDNALDEQYRDATSRIKRFAYNPGRNIALVYKLLY, encoded by the coding sequence ATGGTTCGTTCGTTCTTCCGTCGTGCGGAAGGTCGGCGCGTATTGGCGCCGTCCCGCATGGCTTTCTTCGCGTTCCTGCTGGGCATTCTCGCCCAGTTCACCGTCGGCACGACCCTCGCTGCGCAGAACGCGTCGGTGATCGGTGTCGTCAAGGATTCCTCAGGCGCCCCGCTGGCCAACGTGCAGGTGGTGGCGTCCGGCAGCAATCGTTCGGCACTCACCGACGAGCGGGGCGAGTTCCTGCTGCAGGGGCTGCCCGCGGGGACGTATCATCTCGACCTCGTACGCATCGGGTATGCCAGTGCGCATCAGGTCGTGACCGTCCCCTCCACTGGAGAAGTGCGGGTGGCCATTGTGATGCGCGTGGCCACCGTGCGACTCAGCAGTGTCAACGTCACCGCCACCCCTACCGGCAGCGATCCGCTCGACGTCACGCAGGCTACGGTACAGTTGGGCGGCAAGGAATTGCAGCGGGCGTTGAGTACGTCCATCGGACAGACGCTTGCCAAGGAACCGGGCATGGCCTCCCGTTTCAACGGACCGATGGCTGCCACGCCGGTGATCCGCGGACTCACCGGCGAGCGCGTGCTCGTGCTGCAGGACGGCGAGCGCACGGGCGATCTCTCGTCCGCGGCGGCGGATCACATGAATGCCGTCGATCCCAGCAGTGCCGAACGCATCGAAGTCATCCGCGGTCCGGCTTCGCTGCTGTACGGCAACAACGCCCTGGGTGGTGTGGTGAACGTCATCTCGGCGGACATCCCCACGAACATTCCGTCGAAGGCCTCAGGATACATCATGGGGCAGGGCGAGTCGGCCACGCCGGGTGGGGTGGCGGGCGTGGGGCTCACCCTGCCGATCTCCTCACGGTTCGCGCTCACTGCGCGCGGGGGGCTGCGCAACTTCAGCGACATGCGCGTCGGTGGTGGAGACAAGCAACCCAACACCAACGGTGACACGCAGCAGTTCACCGTGGGTGGTGGGTACGTGGGCCCGAAGCTCTCGCTGGGCGGTGTGTACCGGCAGATGGACTTTGAATACGGCCTGCCGCACGATCCCGAGGAAGAGGCGGTCCGTATCGACGGGGTGCGTCGTGCGGGTTCGTTCCAGGGCACCCTCAACACCGGACGCATCGGGCTGTCGTCCATCCGCCTCGATCAGACGGTGCAGAGTTATCGGCACGCCGAGATCGAGGAGGACGGCGGGGTCGGTACGCGCTTCAGTCTCAACACGCAGACCACCAATCTCGTGGCGCGCACGCGAGCCGGTCGTGTGAATGGTGCGGTGGGTGTGCAGGGGATCTTCCGGCAGTACACACCGGTCGGTGAGGAAGCCTTCACGCCTGCGGCCGACAACAAGAATCTGGCGGCCTTCGTGTTCCAGGAGTTTTCGCTGTCCGGCAATCCCGATGCGGAGCACGCACCGCGCCTGCAACTGGGGGCACGCTACGACCGCTTCACGATCGATACACGTCCCGGTGAAGAGGCCGAACGGTTCGGGGCCCCACGGACGCGGGACTTCGACAATGTGGCCGCATCGGTTGGTCTGAGCATACCGGTCACCGACGGGGTGTCGTTGTCGGGGAACGTGTCGCGCGGCTTCCGCGCGCCGGCGGTGGAAGAGCTGTATGCCGACGGATTCCATGCGGCGGTCGGTACCTACGATGTGGGCAACCCGAATCTCGAGGCCGAACGCAGCACCGGACTCGAAGCAGGGCTGCGCGCCCAATCGCCGCGGGTCTTCGCGCAACTCAACGGGTACTACAACCGCATCGACGACTACATCACGCCGGTTGCGTTGGCGGAGCCGAAGGAGGTCGACGGAGAGGAGGTGCCCTCCGTGACGTTCGAAGGACGCAACGCGGTGCTCGCGGGCGTGGAAGCCCAGGTGGAGTCGAAGCTGGTGCATCACCTGGTGGGCGGATTCATGGGTGACTACACCCGCGCCTCCATTCGTGGCAGCGACGATGTCCTGCCGTACATTCCGGCCGGCCGTATCGGCGCTTCGTTGCGCTACGACAACGGCCGCATGTCCGTGGGTGGTGATGTGCGCCGCGTATTCGCGCAGAACCGCGTCCTCGACGACGGTCTGGATGTGCCAACCGGGGCCTACACATTGCTGGATCTGTCCGCTGGCTGGTTGTTCACGGTGGCGGGCCGTCAGGT
- a CDS encoding thioredoxin family protein, whose amino-acid sequence MTLARSLSFALLLVLPLASAEARAMGVGLRSAGACASGELAAFGRPGPQVRPAVADSAMLSLFQSGQAFPDFLAAAKARREGWHRIADSAVIADALIARARAVGGTWHMLVIAIDSCGDSMNSVPYVAKLASQVPGLDLRIVLPAEGKAVQERFRTLDGRPTTPTYVLLDAEGRERGCITELPKGIRRWAHDARGAKVASDSIRAGISAFYAADRGVSIVTETIELMEAARDGRMVCERGE is encoded by the coding sequence ATGACCCTCGCCCGCTCGCTTTCCTTCGCGCTGCTGTTGGTGTTGCCCCTGGCCTCCGCCGAGGCGCGGGCCATGGGCGTCGGTCTCCGTTCGGCGGGGGCCTGCGCATCCGGTGAACTCGCGGCCTTCGGCAGGCCCGGACCGCAGGTCCGGCCCGCCGTGGCCGATTCGGCCATGCTGTCGCTCTTCCAGAGCGGACAGGCGTTTCCCGATTTCCTCGCGGCCGCCAAGGCGCGCCGGGAAGGGTGGCATCGTATCGCCGACAGCGCGGTCATTGCCGACGCCCTGATCGCCCGCGCGCGCGCCGTGGGCGGTACATGGCACATGCTCGTCATTGCCATCGACAGCTGCGGCGATTCGATGAATTCGGTGCCGTACGTGGCGAAGCTCGCGTCCCAGGTGCCGGGGCTCGATCTCCGCATCGTGCTCCCGGCCGAAGGCAAGGCGGTGCAGGAGCGCTTCCGCACTCTCGACGGCCGACCCACGACCCCGACCTACGTGCTGCTCGATGCCGAGGGGCGGGAGCGGGGCTGCATCACCGAGCTTCCCAAGGGCATTCGCCGATGGGCGCACGACGCCCGCGGGGCCAAGGTGGCGTCCGATTCGATCCGCGCCGGGATCAGCGCCTTCTACGCGGCCGATCGTGGGGTGTCGATCGTGACCGAAACCATCGAACTGATGGAAGCGGCACGGGATGGGCGGATGGTGTGCGAACGGGGGGAGTGA